A part of Aegilops tauschii subsp. strangulata cultivar AL8/78 chromosome 2, Aet v6.0, whole genome shotgun sequence genomic DNA contains:
- the LOC141041242 gene encoding uncharacterized protein has translation MPSWNDGDTSSEYECDITSMDMALWEIPDTTVGPLFCGQLELSEPTCMMHHMRPIKCVAFEGTLTGRHFYGCPVQQSEGVNCGVIEWVDKPWHPILQNCLSRLWDMYHEQNCGRVVDKQKYEKHLAKLKTENDKLCIEYTKLVQDVSKMFDWQDGRVGHMDNQKAVEEEEFEKKKKKEVEERARLEVQMEKLKLAKEQRCILQSQADIIKNTRKAKKEVEQERDLLKIEKAKLEHVVNELLSDGHASKEKLEKIKAILDS, from the exons ATGCCTTCCTGGAATGACGGGGATACGAGCTCAGAGTATGAGTGCGACATCACAAGCATGGACATGGCTCTTTGG GAGATCCCTGACACCACCGTGGGGCCTCTTTTCTGTGGCCAGCTGGAGCTTTCTGAACCCACCTGCATGATGCACCACATGAGGCCAATTAAGTGTGTTGCATTTGAAGGAACCTTAACTGGAAGGCATTTCTATGGTTGTCCAGTGCAGCAG AGTGAAGGTGTTAACTGTGGTGTTATTGAGTGGGTTGACAAGCCCTGGCATCCAATTCTTCAGAATTGCTTGTCCAGGCTGTGGGACATGTACCATGAACAGAATTGTGGCAGGGTAGTTGATAAGCAGAAGTATGAGAAGCATTTGGCCAAGCTTAAGACTGAAAATGACAAGCTGTGCATTGAGTACACAAAGCTTGTCCAAGATGTATCCAAGATGTTTGATTGGCAGGATGGTAGGGTAGGCCACATGGATAACCAGAAGGCAGTTGAGGAGGAAGAatttgagaagaagaagaagaaagaggtagAAGAGAGAGCTAGGTTGGAGGTTCAGATGGAGAAGCTCAAACTTGCCAAGGAACAAAGGTGCATTTTACAGAGTCAAGCTGACATTATCAAGAATACCAGGAAGGCAAAGAAGGAGGTTGAACAGGAGAGAGATTTGCTTAAGATAGAGAAGGCCAAGCTTGAGCATGTGGTGAATGAGCTGCTGAGTGATGGGCATGCAAGCAAGGAGAAACTTGAGAAAATCAAGGCCATCCTTGATTCATGA